From one Vicia villosa cultivar HV-30 ecotype Madison, WI unplaced genomic scaffold, Vvil1.0 ctg.000032F_1_1_3, whole genome shotgun sequence genomic stretch:
- the LOC131622585 gene encoding probable trehalose-phosphate phosphatase C — protein MKHMLFLLVTFKIIKKKLTKLRERMGFQTTHNTMKSKDDSNNTHGQQHSLIPRALNLTHHTLTTNNTKFIHSGYDSWLVTHPSALSSFDRLMKGVNGKRIVVFLDYDGTLSPIVNNPDRAFMSDEMRAAVSEVATYFPTAIITGRGREKVKDFVKLNNLYYAGSHGMDIMAPSVPINQCDNTTLHTNGNGVPFQPAKKFLPAIQEILKRLEDVIKGIEGASIEDNQFCITVHFRQVHEKDYNVLEEKVKSVLAKYPLFCMNEGKKVMEIRPSIKWNKGNAIEYFLDTLGLSNSNNFIPLYIGDDRTDEDAFKVLRSRGQGYPIIVSSTPRETCALYSLRDPSEVLIFLSRLAKWRKRF, from the exons ATGAAACATATGCTTTTCCTACTTGTCACTTTCAAG ATTATAAAAAAGAAGTTGACAAAGCTACGAGAGAGAATGGGGTTTCAAACAACACACAACACTATGAAATCAAAAGATGACTCAAACAACACTCATGGACAACAACACTCTTTAATTCCAAGGGCACTCAACTTGACTCATCATACATTAACCACAAATAATACCAAATTCATTCACTCTGGCTATGATTCATGGCTGGTAACACACCCTTCAGCATTGAGCTCATTCGATAGATTGATGAAAGGTGTCAATGGAAAAAGGATCGTCGTATTTTTAGATTATGACGGTACCTTATCACCCATTGTAAATAACCCTGATCGCGCTTTCATGTCTGATGAG ATGCGTGCAGCAGTATCTGAAGTTGCTACTTATTTTCCAACAGCAATAATTACTGGAAGAGGCAGGGAAAAA GTAAAAGATTTTGTGaagttaaataatttatattatgcTGGAAGTCATGGTATGGACATAATGGCACCATCAGTGCCAATTAACCAATGTGACAACACTACTCTTCACACAAAT GGCAATGGAGTTCCCTTTCAACCTGCCAAGAAATTCTTGCCAGCAATTCAAGAG ATATTAAAAAGATTAGAGGATGTAATAAAGGGCATAGAAGGTGCAAGTATAGAAGACAACCAATTCTGTATCACTGTACATTTTCGGCAAGTTCACGAAAAG GATTATAATGTTTTGGAAGAGAAAGTGAAGTCTGTGCTTGCAAAATATCCATTGTTCTGCATGAATGAGGGTAAAAAG gttATGGAAATAAGACCATCAATAAAATGGAACAAAGGAAATGCTATAGAGTATTTTTTAGACACATTGGGATTAAGCAATTCCAACAATTTTATTCCTTTGTATATTGGAGATGATAGAACTGATGAAGATGCATTTAAG GTTCTACGAAGTAGAGGGCAAGGTTATCCGATTATAGTGTCTTCAACTCCAAGAGAAACATGTGCTTTGTACTCTTTGCGTGATCCGTCAGAAGTACTAATCTTCTTGTCAAGGCTAGCAAAATGGAGGAAGAGATTTTAA